The window AGTAAAAATATTCCTGTTTTCGAGAATGTAGCCAATGTCGACAAGTTACCTGAATCAGACTTCCAGATTATTGCATTACCTATTAAAATTAAAGGAGGAAGCGGAGGACCACTACGCATTATCGCCTTATTAAGACAATAAAAATATCCCGGGCCTTATAAAGCCGGCAAGCTGTGCCGTACAATTTGTTCAAAGTATCGCCTTCTTGTTTCACTTCTTATTCTCGCAGGATATCTTTCTCCCTGACGTTTAAGCTCAACCGTCTGTTAAGGTATAATATTAGTCAACTAACGCGAAGCATTAACCTGGTACAAAAAAATTAACACCCTGACTATCTCTGAAAATAAACAGAATTCACGGTAAGACAGTTAATCACCTTAATTCCGCCGGGAGACTTTCTTTCGGAATATATCACCGGATAAAGCCTCATCAAAGGCTTCCCATACACCCCTTTAATCATTAAAGAACGAATACCTCATTTTTAAACCAAACGAAGAAAGCCTCATCTTTTCAGCATAAGGGGTATTGCTTAAAGAGTTATATTGTAAATCAACAGGATACTCATCAGAAGGGTATACGATGAGCTGCTTTGCCGTTGGTTCATTATCAACAATATAGTTCATACCTACATCAAAGAACAACCCAAAATAAACAGCGTTCTTTTTATTTAAAAAGCATTTGATTCCCGATTCAAACGTAGCAGACCAGGCCATTTTGGCATCCAGATCTTTTTGGGCAGATTTAACATTATTAAATGTCCCGAATCCCATAAACTTTGGATTAAATAATTCAGCATTGTACTGAGGATAATAGCCACTGGTAACGAGTGAGCCTATACGGGTCTGGGTAGTGCCATTTATAACGAACCCAGCCTTGACCCCTGTTAGAGCGTAAAACCTGACTTTCCTTCCATCTGTTTCATATTGCAGCGTTACAGGAACATTTATATTCTCTATTCTTTGAACTTCATTGTAACTATTGGCCGTATATCTGAATTCAAACGGTTCCTGGTCAAAATCTGTAGTATTATAACTGTCCCTGACATTGTTTAAACGAACATCAGATCTGTATGACTGATATTCGACTTCCAACCCAAGGCTCCAGTTATCATTCAGGTATAAAGAACTTCTTAAACCAAATAAAACCCCGTTTTTATTCTTTGTTTCTCCGACTTTTAATTCCTGAGAAATCCAACTGACAGTACTACCGGAGGTTACTGACAGTTCCAGTTTTCTTTGCTGTGCTTCTGCATACCGACAACCCAGCAAACATATCGCAACTCCTGTTAAATATTTTATATGATATATATATACTTTCATTATTATATTATTTGATGTATTCTGGTTTTTTAATAACTATGTTCCCTACTTATCAATTATCAGTTTAAGCGATTTATTATAATTAGGAGTTTCGATCCGTACAATATAGGCTGATGAGGCCAGGCTGCCGGGAACCGTTATCTGTGTATTTCTGAAAGAAGACTTCACCTGTTTGATCATATAACCGGAAAGCGTATAAAGACTAATTTGCATCTGTTTCAATTCTTCCTCCGGAAGGTCAACCCTAACTGTTACTACCCCACCGGTCTCAATAGGATTAGGATACAGCATAGCCTGATGAGAATATTCAAGTTCTATTTTCATCGAACATGTTTCAAGAACATCTCCATCAGCGGTAGTCATTCTTACATAATACTCAGAGGAAGTATCCAGTATATTGTTTACGTTATCTCCGGCAGAATAATATTGGTCTGTACCAACGAGTTTTCCGTTTTTATACCATTCATAAGCTACAAACTCATAACCTCCGTTGGTCGAACTGTTATTATTAACCAAAAGTATATTGTCAAACTTCTGAACAACGATATCAGAAAAATCAAAGCGTTTTTCTATAACAACAGTATATGTTTTTACATTACTCCCGTCTGCTGATGTAACAGTAACCGTTCGGGTATAAATCCCTGCTTTAGGTATAGTCATGGTAATGTCATGACCGGGTACTACCATAGCATTATAAGAAATTATTGAAACGTCTATAGTGGTATCATTATTTCCGCAATCTATTAGATAACGTATGGTTTCTTCAGGGTATTTATAAACAGTGTTTCCAATGGTAATACTCTTTATGGAAGCGTCTCCGGTTCTATCTTCCACAATCACATTTTGTGTTTGTGTTGATGAATTTCCATTTCCATCATCATACATCCAGTTAATCGTATAAGTTCCCGGATTTGTATATGTTAACGGATCTGTCGTTATAGCCGTAACCGAACCTGCACAATTATCAGTAGCCGTAGGAGGGCTTATTGTAAGAGGAGTACTTGTATCACCGGTTACATCCGGTAACGGATCAACATCCGGGATAGGTGCTTCTGTATCGTTTACCGTTACGGTAAAACTACATCCGGCGGTATTTCCGGCATTGTCCGTAATAGTCCATGTAATGGTAGTCCCTCCTGGTATCTGCTCATTAGCAAGGGTATTCGAATTGTTAAAGTCATTTATTACCGAGACAATCCCGCAGTTATCATAGGTTGTTGTTGGATCAAATTCTGTTCCTGCTACAGTATAATAACACTGTCCGGTCTCTGCATCTCTTGTCTGATCACCTACACAACTGATGATAGGATTTATTTTTTCTTCTACCGTTACTGTCGCCGTTCCTGTATTGGAATTTCCGTTGACATCCGTTACCGTTAAAGTAACAGTTACCGGTGTACCGATATCAGAACAATCAAAACTAGTGATATCTAAAGTGCGGGTATCAATAGTACAGTTATCCGAACTACCATTGTCTATCTGAGCCGAGGTTATGGTGGCATTACCCGAAGCGTCTAATGGAACGGTGATGTTTTGAGTAACCACAGTCGGATCAACAGTATCTTCTACCGTTACTGTCGCTGTTCCTGTATTCGAATTTCCGTTGACATCCGTTACCGTTAAAGTAACAGTTACCGGTGTACCGATATCAGAACAATCAAAACTAGTGATATCTAAAGTACGGGTATCAACAGCACAATTATCCGAACTCCCGTTGTCTATCTGGTTTGGAGTAATGGTCGCATTACCCGAAGCGTCTAATGGAACGGTGATGTTTTGAGTAACCACAGTCGGATCAACAGTATCTTCTACCGTTACTGTTGCTGTTCCTGTATTGGAATTTCCGTTGACATCCGTTACCGTTAAAGTGACAGTTACCGGTGTACCGATATCAGAACAATCAAAACTAGTGATATCTAAAGTACGGGTATCAATAGTACAGTTATCCGAACTCCCATTGTCTATCTGAGCCGAGGTTATGGTCGCATTACCCGAAGCGTCTAATGGAACGGTGATGTTTTGGGTAACCACAGTCGGATCAACAGTATCTTCTACCGTTACTGTCGCCGTTCCTGTATTGGAATTTCCGTTGACATCCGTTACCGTTAAAGTGACAGTTACCGGAGTACCGATATCAGAACAATCAAAACTAGTGATATCTAAAGTGCGGGTATCAATAGTACAATTATCCGAACTCCCATTGTCTATCTGAGCCGAGGTTATGGTGGCATTACCCGAAGCGTCTAATGGAACGGTGATGTTTTGAGTAACCACAGTCGGATCAACAGTATCTTCTACCGTTACTGTCGCTGTTCCTGTATTCGAATTTCCGTTGACATCCGTTACCGTTAAAGTAACAGTTACCGGAGTACCGATATCAGAACAATCAAAACTAGTGATATCTAAAGTGTGGGTATCAATAGTACAATTATCCGAACTCCCATTGTCTATCTGAGCCGAGGTTATGGTGGCATTACCCGAAGCGTCTAATGGAACGGTGATGTTTTGAGTAACCACAGTCGGATCAACAGTATCTTCTACCGTTACTGTCGCCGTTCCTGTATTGGAATTTCCGTTGACATCCGTTACCGTTAAAGTGACAGTTACCGGAGTACCGATATCAGAACAATCAAAACTAGTGATATCTAAAGTGCGGGTATCAATAGTACAATTATCCGAACTCCCGTTGTCTATCTGAGCCGAGGTTATGGTGGCATTACCCGAAGCGTCCAACTGAACGGTAATGTTTTGGGTAACCACAGTCGGATCAACAGTATCTTCTACCGTTACTGTTGCCGTTCCTGTATTGGAATTTCCATTGACATCCGTTACCGTTAAAGTGACAGTTACCGGTGTACCGATATCAGAACAATCAAAACTAGTGATATCTAAAGTGCGGGTATCAACAGCACAATTATCCGAACTCCCGTTGTCTATCTGGTTTGGAGTAATGGTAGCATTACCCGAAGCGTCTAATGGAACGGTGATGTTTTGAGTAACCACAGTCGGATCAACAGTATCTTCTACCGTTACTGTTGCCGTTCCAGTATTGGAATTTCCATTGACATCCGTTACCGTTAAAGTGACAGTTACCGGTGTACCGATATCAGAACAATCAAAACTAGTGATATCTAAAGTACGGGTATCAACAGCACAATTATCCGAACTCCCATTATCAATCTGGTTTGGAGTAATGGTCGCATTACCTGTAGTGTCTAATGGAACGGTGATGTTTTGAGTAACCACAGTCGGATCAACAGTATCTTCTACCGTTACTGTCGCAGTTCCTGTATTGGAATTTCCGTTGACATCCGTTACCGTTAAAGTGACAGTTACCGGTGTACCGATATCAGAACAATCAAAACTAGTGATATCTAAAGTGCGGGTATCAACAGCACAATTATCCGAACTCCCGTTGTCTATCTGGTTTGGAGTAATGGTAGCATTACCCGAAGCGTCTAATGGAACGGTGATGTTTTGAGTAACCACAGTCGGATCAACAGTATCTTCTACCGTTACTGTTGCCGTTCCAGTATTGGAATTCCCGTTGACATCCGTTACCGTTAAAGTGACAGTTACCGGTGTACCGATATCAGAACAATCAAAACTAGTGATATCTAAAGTACGGGTATCAACAGCACAATTATCCGAACTCCCATTGTCTATCTGGTTTGGAGTAATGGTCGCATTACCTGTAGTGTCTAATGGAACGGTGATGTTTTGAGTAACCACAGTCGGGTCAACGGTATCTTCTACCGTTACTGTTGCCGTTCCTGTATTGGAATTTCCGTTGACATCCGTTACCGTTAAAGTGACAGTTACCGGAGTACCGATATCAGAACAATCAAAATCGGTAATGTCTAATGTGCGGGTATCAACAGCACAGTTATCCGAACTCCCATTATCAATCTGGTTTGGAGTAATGGTAGCATTACCCGAAGCGTCTAATGGAACGGTGATGTTTTGAGTAACCACAGTCGGATCAACAGTATCTTCTACCGTTACTGTTGCCGTTCCAGTATTGGAATTCCCGTTGACATCCGTTACCGTTAAAGTGACAGTTACCGGTGTACCGATATCAGAACAATCAAAACTAGTGATATCTAATGTGCGGGTATCAATAGTACAGTTATCCGAACTCCCATTGTCTATCTGGTTTGGAGTAATGGTCGCATTACCCGAAGCGTCTAATGGAACGGTGATGTTTTGAGTAACCACAGTCGGATCAACAGTATCTTCTACCGTTACTGTTGCCGTTCCTGTATTGGAATTCCCGTTGACATCCGTTACCGTTAAAGTGACAGTTACCGGTGTACCGATATCAGAACAATCAAAATCGGTAATGTCTAATGTGCGGGTATCAACAGCACAG of the Zhouia spongiae genome contains:
- a CDS encoding outer membrane beta-barrel protein, which encodes MKVYIYHIKYLTGVAICLLGCRYAEAQQRKLELSVTSGSTVSWISQELKVGETKNKNGVLFGLRSSLYLNDNWSLGLEVEYQSYRSDVRLNNVRDSYNTTDFDQEPFEFRYTANSYNEVQRIENINVPVTLQYETDGRKVRFYALTGVKAGFVINGTTQTRIGSLVTSGYYPQYNAELFNPKFMGFGTFNNVKSAQKDLDAKMAWSATFESGIKCFLNKKNAVYFGLFFDVGMNYIVDNEPTAKQLIVYPSDEYPVDLQYNSLSNTPYAEKMRLSSFGLKMRYSFFND
- a CDS encoding LamG-like jellyroll fold domain-containing protein, translated to MARTLLNQTSKKIKSDCFLIKVIVFTALLILVNITATLAQSSMAGASLWLKADAGTTPSTGTLTTWTDQTGLQTVTVNGNPEIGTNGLNFNSSVTYDGTGDYISVPYTNDLNTTSFTINTVFKVTGGSGYRSIVSSKTTVYSGYVVYINASNELEFWVGEGGTSWKIVNGGSIELDQWNLITTKFEGTTSTLFINGVQVGTPQTVAPVYNNVAEFRIGMGHGSGSTNALNFSFFGEIPELIYFPTAVSTSDQNKVESYLAEKYGISLGDNSSAVAYTSSDDTTIWTADATYQYDIFGIGQDDGNGLTQNSSNSINTGSGDGTGQSGMGNIVLSNPSSLDDGDFLMIGHDTGALTEQSSDLPASETCFARLAREWRVTRTNDPGTVTLAFDLDGLTIGGSVLGDFKLLVDADGDGDFTSGASAIAATSFTSNIVTFDGVTLPNGAVFTFITGKESINPTVVTQNITVPLDASGNATITPNQIDNGSSDNCAVDTRTLDITDFDCSDIGTPVTVTLTVTDVNGNSNTGTATVTVEDTVDPTVVTQNITVPLDASGNATITPNQIDNGSSDNCAVDTRTLDITDFDCSDIGTPVTVTLTVTDVNGNSNTGTATVTVEDTVDPTVVTQNITVPLDASGNATITPNQIDNGSSDNCAVDTRTLDITDFDCSDIGTPVTVTLTVTDVNGNSNTGTATVTVEDTVDPTVVTQNITVPLDASGNATITPNQIDNGSSDNCTIDTRTLDITSFDCSDIGTPVTVTLTVTDVNGNSNTGTATVTVEDTVDPTVVTQNITVPLDASGNATITPNQIDNGSSDNCAVDTRTLDITDFDCSDIGTPVTVTLTVTDVNGNSNTGTATVTVEDTVDPTVVTQNITVPLDTTGNATITPNQIDNGSSDNCAVDTRTLDITSFDCSDIGTPVTVTLTVTDVNGNSNTGTATVTVEDTVDPTVVTQNITVPLDASGNATITPNQIDNGSSDNCAVDTRTLDITSFDCSDIGTPVTVTLTVTDVNGNSNTGTATVTVEDTVDPTVVTQNITVPLDTTGNATITPNQIDNGSSDNCAVDTRTLDITSFDCSDIGTPVTVTLTVTDVNGNSNTGTATVTVEDTVDPTVVTQNITVPLDASGNATITPNQIDNGSSDNCAVDTRTLDITSFDCSDIGTPVTVTLTVTDVNGNSNTGTATVTVEDTVDPTVVTQNITVQLDASGNATITSAQIDNGSSDNCTIDTRTLDITSFDCSDIGTPVTVTLTVTDVNGNSNTGTATVTVEDTVDPTVVTQNITVPLDASGNATITSAQIDNGSSDNCTIDTHTLDITSFDCSDIGTPVTVTLTVTDVNGNSNTGTATVTVEDTVDPTVVTQNITVPLDASGNATITSAQIDNGSSDNCTIDTRTLDITSFDCSDIGTPVTVTLTVTDVNGNSNTGTATVTVEDTVDPTVVTQNITVPLDASGNATITSAQIDNGSSDNCTIDTRTLDITSFDCSDIGTPVTVTLTVTDVNGNSNTGTATVTVEDTVDPTVVTQNITVPLDASGNATITPNQIDNGSSDNCAVDTRTLDITSFDCSDIGTPVTVTLTVTDVNGNSNTGTATVTVEDTVDPTVVTQNITVPLDASGNATITSAQIDNGSSDNCTIDTRTLDITSFDCSDIGTPVTVTLTVTDVNGNSNTGTATVTVEEKINPIISCVGDQTRDAETGQCYYTVAGTEFDPTTTYDNCGIVSVINDFNNSNTLANEQIPGGTTITWTITDNAGNTAGCSFTVTVNDTEAPIPDVDPLPDVTGDTSTPLTISPPTATDNCAGSVTAITTDPLTYTNPGTYTINWMYDDGNGNSSTQTQNVIVEDRTGDASIKSITIGNTVYKYPEETIRYLIDCGNNDTTIDVSIISYNAMVVPGHDITMTIPKAGIYTRTVTVTSADGSNVKTYTVVIEKRFDFSDIVVQKFDNILLVNNNSSTNGGYEFVAYEWYKNGKLVGTDQYYSAGDNVNNILDTSSEYYVRMTTADGDVLETCSMKIELEYSHQAMLYPNPIETGGVVTVRVDLPEEELKQMQISLYTLSGYMIKQVKSSFRNTQITVPGSLASSAYIVRIETPNYNKSLKLIIDK